From the Lolium rigidum isolate FL_2022 chromosome 2, APGP_CSIRO_Lrig_0.1, whole genome shotgun sequence genome, one window contains:
- the LOC124692593 gene encoding protein ORANGE-LIKE, chloroplastic-like — MLPRCSSAGDSRAAGDGSLSSFCIIEGPETIQDFVQMQSQEIQDNIKSRRNKIFLLMEEVRRLRVQQRIRAAESRGASTEENEMPEMPSTIPFLPYTSPKTMKQLYLTSFSFISGIIMFGGLIAPILELKLGLGGTSYEDFIRNMYLPLQLSQVDPIVASFSGGAVGVISALMLVEVKNVRQQEKKRCTYCHGTGYLPCARCSASKTLLSTKRFSLSTTERCSNCSGAGKVMCPTCLCTGMAMASEHDPRIDPFD, encoded by the exons ATGTTGCCGCGGTGCTCTTCCGCCGGGGACTCCAGAGCGGCCGGAGACGGCAGCCTATCCAG TTTTTGCATAATCGAAGGTCCAGAGACAATACAAGACTTCGTTCAGATGCAATCGCAAGAGattcaagacaacatcaagagtcgGCGTAACAAAATTTTCCTTTTAATGGAAGAG GTCAGACGATTGCGGGTGCAGCAGCGAATAAGAGCTGCTGAAAGCAGAGGTGCCAGCACTGAAGAAAATGAAATGCCGGAGATGCCATCTACTATTCCGTTCTTGCCTTATACG TCACCGAAAACAATGAAGCAACTCTATTTGACATCATTCTCTTTCATATCTGGGATAATCATGTTTGGAGGCTTGATAGCTCCAATT CTTGAACTGAAATTGGGGCTTGGTGGTACATCTTATGAAGATTTTATACGGAACATGTACTTGCCTCTACAATTAAG TCAGGTAGATCCTATTGTGGCATCATTTTCCGGCGGCGCAGTTGGTGTAATTTCAGCCTTAATGTTGGTTGAAGTTAAAAATGTGAGGCAGCAAGAGAAGAAAAGATGCACGTATTGCCATGGGACTG GATACTTGCCATGTGCCCGTTGTTCTGCTAGCAAAACGTTATTGAGCACCAAACGCTTTTCATTATCGACAACTGAACGGTGTTCCAATTGTTCAGGAGCTGGAAAG GTGATGTGCCCAACATGCTTGTGCACGGGAATGGCGATGGCAAGCGAGCATGATCCACGTATAGATCCATTTGATTAA